The following coding sequences are from one Lolium rigidum isolate FL_2022 chromosome 6, APGP_CSIRO_Lrig_0.1, whole genome shotgun sequence window:
- the LOC124664784 gene encoding serine incorporator 1-like: protein MCAWVVGGRSETHECRNSWINDCCRSETNLKRCHMQVQVVSIVAYVGALLGIVLMYVWYVPTTSCKLNILFITVTLVLVQLMTFISVNSKVKAGYLAPGLMGIYVVFLCWSAIRSEPHTEICNRKASVATSADWLNIASFVIAVIVVVAATFSTGIDSKCLQFKRTETESEDDNIPYGFGFFHFVFAMGAMYFAMLFLGWNAHQKMEKWTIDVGWASAWVRIGNEWLAAIAYIWMIISPIVWKSRQVVSSSTCA from the exons ATGTGCGCgtgggtcgtg GGTGGCCGATCAGAGACGCATGAGTGCCGCAACTCGTGGATCAACGACTGCTGCCGGTCAGAGACGAACCTCAAGCGATG CCACATGCAGGTGCAGGTGGTGTCGATCGTGGCGTACGTGGGCGCCCTCCTGGGGATCGTCCTCATGTACGTCTGGTACGTGCCCACTACCTCCTGCAAGCTCAACATCCTCTTCATCACCGTCACGCTCGTCCTCGTGCAGCTCATGACATTCATCTCAGTCAACTCCAAG GTGAAGGCAGGGTATCTGGCACCAGGTCTCATGGGGATCTACGTCGTCTTCCTCTGCTGGTCGGCCATCAGAAG TGAGCCGCACACCGAGATCTGCAACAGGAAAGCATCGGTCGCAACAAGCGCAGACTGGCTCAACATAGCG AGTTTTGTGATTGCGGTGATCGTCGTCGTCGCGGCTACCTTCTCCACCGGAATAGATTCCAAGTGCCTTCAG TTCAAGAGGACTGAGACGGAGTCCGAGGACGACAACATCCCCTACGGATTCGGCTTCTTCCACTTCGTGTTCGCCATGGGCGCCATGTACTTCGCCATGCTCTTCCTCGGCTGGAACGCCCAtcagaagatggagaa GTGGACGATCGACGTCGGCTGGGCGAGCGCGTGGGTGCGCATAGGCAACGAGTGGCTAGCGGCCATCGCATACA TATGGATGATAATCTCTCCGATCGTGTGGAAGAGCAGGCAGGTGGTGTCGTCGTCCACATGTGCATGA